A window of Metabacillus sp. B2-18 contains these coding sequences:
- a CDS encoding FAD-dependent oxidoreductase: MSNRKKCDVIVVGAGPVGLVAGLALQKKGISSVVIEAEPFGRARPGSRAIYLHSATLKLLEETSKGLGFTLARNGIIWPVKRTLYKGKEVYVRNYGITNNKDPHKLPHFTALHQDEIEKHIYEECLEAGVEFSWNSAVDKLVIEKDHVILTTKSGEEWEAKYIIGSDGARSVVREQAGLKFEGPRTNDTFLVVDVKEDAENPLPLERTFHYQHPAMGGRNVMFVPFKGGWRVDLQLLENDNPEEFSDLEGVKKWLPKVMDSKYAERITWVSTYRFHQVVANSFTDEKHRVLLAGEAAHLFAPFGARGLNSGVPDALLAVRGIEKALKANSEEERTEAIEAVANERRIAALWNRDGSSTALHHLQGNAPDMNMKRELAASLVSIVPRLGRWLDEGPYGPKFGPPELTTKY, encoded by the coding sequence ATGTCAAATAGAAAGAAATGTGATGTAATCGTTGTCGGTGCTGGTCCGGTTGGACTTGTAGCAGGTCTTGCTTTGCAAAAAAAGGGAATTTCATCTGTTGTGATCGAAGCTGAACCATTTGGACGTGCCCGCCCAGGGAGTCGTGCTATTTATCTGCATAGTGCCACGTTAAAGCTCTTAGAAGAAACATCAAAAGGACTGGGTTTTACTCTAGCAAGAAACGGAATTATATGGCCAGTAAAAAGAACTTTGTACAAAGGTAAAGAAGTGTATGTACGTAATTATGGAATAACTAATAACAAGGATCCTCATAAACTACCGCATTTTACAGCACTTCATCAAGATGAAATTGAGAAACATATTTATGAAGAATGCTTGGAAGCTGGTGTGGAGTTTTCCTGGAATTCAGCTGTAGACAAATTAGTTATTGAAAAAGATCATGTTATTTTAACGACGAAATCTGGTGAAGAATGGGAAGCTAAATACATTATTGGTAGTGATGGAGCTCGTTCTGTAGTGCGGGAACAAGCTGGCTTAAAATTTGAGGGTCCGAGAACAAATGATACTTTTCTTGTCGTCGATGTGAAAGAAGACGCGGAAAACCCTCTACCTCTTGAGAGAACATTCCATTATCAGCACCCTGCAATGGGAGGACGAAATGTGATGTTTGTTCCTTTTAAAGGCGGATGGCGTGTGGACCTTCAACTGTTAGAAAACGATAATCCAGAAGAGTTTTCTGATCTTGAAGGAGTGAAAAAATGGCTACCGAAAGTAATGGATTCAAAATACGCGGAAAGGATTACATGGGTATCAACATATCGTTTTCATCAGGTTGTTGCTAACTCGTTTACAGATGAAAAACACAGAGTTCTTCTTGCGGGGGAAGCAGCTCATTTATTCGCTCCATTTGGTGCTCGCGGTCTAAACTCTGGAGTTCCTGATGCACTGTTAGCTGTTCGTGGAATCGAAAAAGCCCTAAAAGCTAATTCAGAAGAAGAGCGAACAGAAGCCATTGAAGCGGTGGCAAATGAACGAAGAATTGCAGCGCTGTGGAACCGTGACGGCTCTAGCACAGCCCTACATCATTTACAAGGAAATGCTCCTGATATGAATATGAAGCGTGAACTAGCTGCATCACTTGTATCTATTGTTCCTAGATTAGGACGTTGGTTAGATGAAGGTCCTTATGGTCCTAAATTTGGACCACCTGAATTAACAACAAAATATTAA
- a CDS encoding IclR family transcriptional regulator yields MNNDPPAKAILSSVKNAMRILRLFKMGQEELSVTEITRLIDLPKSTTHRLISGLVDEGFLSKNPKTNHYRLGLSLLTLGGVVFSHRDLFLEAQPIVDNLVDELGETAHICLLEDHEVVYLFRKECDQPERLLTYMGRKNPIHCTSEGLAIMAFQKQKRINSFLKNTFYSYTEFTLTDPKELRDEMSTIRKKGYAITPDHFYKGFVGIAAPIYDYTENVVASVSIISSTSRITEDRYPLFIDKIKAAGSQISEMLGYFK; encoded by the coding sequence ATGAATAATGATCCCCCTGCAAAAGCGATCTTATCTTCTGTTAAGAATGCTATGAGAATATTACGTTTGTTCAAAATGGGACAGGAAGAATTAAGTGTCACAGAGATTACCAGACTCATTGATTTGCCTAAAAGCACCACACATCGATTAATTTCGGGGCTAGTTGATGAAGGGTTTTTATCTAAAAATCCGAAAACAAATCACTATCGCTTAGGACTATCTCTTCTAACATTAGGTGGTGTTGTGTTTAGTCATAGAGATCTCTTTCTCGAAGCACAACCTATTGTAGACAACCTTGTAGATGAGTTAGGAGAAACCGCTCATATATGCCTTCTCGAGGATCATGAAGTTGTTTATTTGTTTCGAAAAGAATGTGATCAGCCTGAAAGACTCCTAACCTATATGGGCAGGAAAAATCCTATCCATTGTACAAGTGAAGGGTTAGCTATTATGGCGTTTCAAAAACAAAAGAGGATCAACAGCTTTTTAAAGAATACTTTTTACTCTTACACTGAGTTCACACTAACAGATCCAAAAGAATTAAGAGATGAAATGAGTACAATTCGAAAAAAAGGCTATGCCATTACACCCGACCATTTTTACAAAGGCTTTGTCGGGATCGCTGCCCCTATCTATGATTATACAGAAAACGTAGTTGCTTCTGTATCAATTATTAGTTCAACATCACGAATAACAGAGGATAGGTACCCACTTTTCATTGATAAAATAAAAGCAGCAGGCAGTCAGATTTCTGAAATGTTGGGATACTTTAAATAA